The Vibrio pomeroyi genome window below encodes:
- a CDS encoding sulfite exporter TauE/SafE family protein: MSELLLLIFYCALLGSGVGFLAGLLGIGGGLIIVPVLSSILLYLDVLPSDQVVVAAIATSLASILFTSTSSALAHHKNGNVPWDLAPWIMLGVALGALVSGFMAALLPEKVVRIVFAVSVVLIAIKMFLSSKSDAPKERKLPNKGVLTALTTITGGLSAMIGIGGGALLVPLLTFFSVDMKKAIGCASACGIVIALFGSIGYITSGSNHFALTDGFAGFVYLPALLGIVCTSWFTAPLGAKATNHLPVPTIKKIFSVLLVVIAASMVAR; this comes from the coding sequence ATGAGTGAATTGCTGTTGTTGATTTTCTACTGTGCGTTACTAGGCAGTGGTGTTGGTTTTCTTGCCGGGCTTTTGGGCATTGGTGGAGGGCTGATTATTGTTCCTGTGTTAAGCAGCATTTTACTTTATTTAGACGTTCTACCATCTGACCAAGTTGTTGTCGCTGCGATTGCGACCTCGTTGGCTTCAATTCTATTTACTTCAACCTCTTCTGCACTCGCTCACCACAAGAACGGCAACGTGCCTTGGGATTTAGCTCCTTGGATCATGTTGGGCGTCGCGCTTGGTGCTTTGGTCAGTGGTTTTATGGCGGCGTTACTACCGGAAAAGGTTGTTCGTATCGTGTTTGCTGTGAGCGTGGTTCTTATCGCGATTAAGATGTTCTTAAGCAGCAAAAGCGACGCGCCTAAAGAACGAAAGCTACCGAATAAAGGTGTATTAACGGCTCTGACAACCATTACTGGTGGTTTGTCTGCAATGATCGGGATTGGTGGCGGTGCGTTGCTCGTTCCATTGCTCACGTTCTTTTCCGTCGATATGAAAAAGGCGATCGGTTGTGCGTCTGCGTGTGGCATTGTTATCGCGTTATTTGGCTCTATCGGCTACATCACGTCGGGCAGTAACCACTTTGCTCTAACTGATGGCTTTGCAGGTTTTGTTTATTTACCCGCGTTATTGGGTATTGTGTGCACGTCTTGGTTCACTGCACCTTTAGGCGCAAAAGCGACAAACCATTTACCCGTTCCAACCATCAAGAAGATCTTCTCAGTACTGTTGGTTGTTATAGCGGCAAGCATGGTGGCTCGTTAA